One region of Salvia miltiorrhiza cultivar Shanhuang (shh) chromosome 3, IMPLAD_Smil_shh, whole genome shotgun sequence genomic DNA includes:
- the LOC131017896 gene encoding uncharacterized protein LOC131017896 — translation MIEHQQSLLFVCICLSIYKHTHTIFIISINTDLEIAAMASAQSQQSSHQIEHSTYHRKIIRDDKNNSTNTHEHSLGDKVKDMTHSAWKLFDHHGPNDTQVEMKKKKQHERHCISKMIGHVKNLKKKKMKKSKEDRYRGISSSDSESSSDNDNDITKKKK, via the exons ATGATTGAACACCAACAATCTCTCTTGTTTGTGTGTATCTgtctatctatatataaacacacacacacaatctttATCATCTCTATCAACACAGATTTGGAGATTGCGGCAATGGCCTCTGCTCAATCGCAgcaaagtagccaccaaatcgAGCACAGCACCTATCACAGGAAGATCATACGCGACGACAAGAACAACTCTACCAACACACATGAGCACTCTTTGGGTGACAAGGTGAAGGACATGACCCATTCTGCTTGGAAGCTGTTCGACCACCACGGTCCCAATGACACGCAAGTGGAGATGAAGAAAAAGAAGCAGCACGAAAGGCATTGCATCTCCAAGATGATCGGGCACGTGAAGaacttgaagaagaagaagatgaagaagagcaaGGAAGACAGGTACAGAGGAATCAGCAGCAGTGACAGCGAAAGCAGCAGCGACAACGACAATGACATCACTAAGAAGAAG AAGTAA
- the LOC131017897 gene encoding uncharacterized protein LOC131017897 — protein MVTKRASKRRRKNHNLPTQQEEQEQPPQVGIDADTKNSAHESPVVVLAHGAGAPSSSDWMLRWKVMLAKTLNAVEVVTFDYPYIAGGKRRAPPKAEKLVDFHCDIVRKAMAMYPGHPLVLAGKSMGSRVSCMVAGEKDVSASAVVCLGYPLKGRNGAVRDDTLLQLKVPVMFVQGSKDGLCPLEKLEAVRKKMNSATVLHVIEGGDHSFKISKMHLQSTGSNQEESEQQAVEAIAAFVSQHLKEG, from the exons ATGGTGACAAAGCGCGCTTCAAAGAGAAGACGCAAGAACCACAACCTTCCTACTCAACAAGAGGAGCAAGAGCAACCGCCACAAGTAGGAATCGACGCCGATACCAAAAATTCTGCACATGAGTCTCCGGTGGTCGTGCTTGCTCACGGCGCCGGAGCGCCTTCCTCTTCCGATTGGATGCTTAG ATGGAAAGTTATGCTGGCCAAGACATTAAATGCCGTTGAAGTAGTGACATTTGACTATCCCT ACATTGCTGGAGGGAAGCGAAGAGCTCCACCGAAGGCTGAAAAACTggttgattttcactgtgacaTCGTCAGAAAGGCCATGGCTATGTATCCAGGGCATCCGCTGGTTTTGGCTGGGAAGTCCATGGGGTCGAG GGTCAGTTGTATGGTTGCCGGAGAAAAAGATGTCTCTGCATCAGCTGTAGTTTGTTTGGGATACCCATTAAAG GGCAGGAATGGTGCAGTGCGGGATGATACTCTACTACAACTTAAAGTCCCagttatgtttgtgcag GGTAGCAAAGATGGGCTCTGTCCACTGGAAAAGTTGGAAGCTGtaagaaagaaaatgaattcTGCGACTGTGTTGCATGTCATCGAAGGGGGTGATCACTCATTCAAAATTTCCAAGATGCATCTTCAGTCTACAGGATCCAATCAAGAAGAATCAGAACAGCAAGCCGTTGAGGCTATTGCAGCATTTGTATCACAACATCTGAAAGAGGGGTGA